Genomic window (Thermodesulfobacteriota bacterium):
GCAGGTTGGCGAGTCCTGTTCGGCCCAGGGCGGGCCCTGTCTGGGCGATGCGTTTCTGGCCGCCCTGAGCCAGGTCACCGGCAGGACCCTGTACGCCTATCCCGACCGGGAGATATTCGGCGCCTGGGGCGCGGCCCTGGATGTGATCCGGGAGATTCAGTCCCTGGAGAAAGAAGGCGGCGCTGCCTGGGATACCGCCTTCCGGGGCTGGTCGGTGATGGATATGCCCTTTGACAAAAATAAAAGAAGCTGCCGGGAAGTCTTCGGCAGCCAGTCCTGCGGAATCAGGGATTGCGGGCTTCATCTTTTCAAGATCGGCGAGGAAACCATTATCAGCAACGGGTTCTGCCCCCGGGGAAACTCGGAGGCCACCGGCAAGCCCCGGCCCAATTACGTGGATATTTATCATTCCGTTTACGAAAAGCATTTTAAACGATACGGTTCCCTGCTGAACGGAACACCGTCCGCGGGCACGACCATCGGCGTGCGTCGCAGCACCTCCACCCTGGGCCCGAAGGGCATCTGGAGCGCCGCCCTGCTGGCCGGCCTGGGCCTGCATCCGGTGGTTACACCCCGAAGCGATCAGCAGATCGCCCGGATCGGTGTGGACCATTCCCAGACCAGTTTCTGCATTGCCCGCAAGCTGGCCACGGGTCACGCCAAGGTGCTGGCGGATCATCCCGGGATAAAACTCCTCTATAATCCGGCCTTTGTCGAGGTGGCCGGTGATCCCAGCCTGAAATACTGCGTCTACACCGAATCCGAACCCTACCTGATCAACGGCGAACTGGCCCTGGATAAAGAGCGGCAGATCCTGCCGGTCCTGGAGTTCGGCGAACCGGAGGCCCTGATCGAGACCTTCATCAGGGAGTTCCGGCGCCTCGGCCTGGCCATTGACCGCCGCCGGATGAAACGGGCCCTGGCCCGGGCCGACGCCGCCGAAGCGGAGTTCCTCCGGGAACTGGCCGGGCTGGGGGATAAATTCCTGGCCCGGACCGCCGGGGAAATCGCCTATGTGGGCGTGGGCCGGGACTACGTGGTTCTTGATCCCGAGGCCAGTTCCAATTCCGGCAGCATGTTCGCCGCCCTGCGCGGGCTGCACTATCTCCCGCAGATTTTCCTGCATCACCGCTATCAGCATCTGTCCATTCACGATATGGCGAAAAATGAATACTGGGTGGAGAGCGTCGATATCCTCAAGGCCCACCGGTTTATCGCCGGCAGCGCCAATCTGTTTCCGGTGCGCATGATGAATTTCGGCTGCGGGCCGGACAGCATGAAGCTGTTTCAGGAAGACCGGTTCCAGGAACGGGCCGGCAAGCCCATGCTGACCCTGCTGACGGACGCCCAGACCAATAACGCGCCGTTTGTCACCCGGACCGAGGCCTTCGAGCGGGTGGTCGGGGGGGTCTATCATGGCTGAAAACAACGGCGTCTACGGCAAGGCCCTGCGGCACCGCACTTTTTTGATTCCGTACATGGGGGATATCAGCCATGTCCTGGCCGCCTCCATGCGGCATTTCGGCATTGACAGCCGGGCCCTGCCCACCGCCGGGGAGGACGCCTTCCGTATGGCCGACAAGCATGTCTACACCGAGACCTGTTTTCCGCTAAAAGGGGTGGTGGGCGACACCCTGAGCTTTCTTGCCGAAGAAAGCCGGCGCCTGGGCAAGGAGACCACGGAAAACCGCTATCTGCTGGCCCTGCCGACCACCTGCGGTCCCTGCCGGTTCGGCAAGTACGGTGAAGTGCTGCGGCAGTTCATGGACAGGGAAGGGTTTGAAAAGGTGCCCGTGGCCGGGCCCACCACCGAGACCAACTACACCGATCTGCTGGGCGAGGGCTACTCCCTGCGCGAAAAGATGCGGTTTTATCGCCTGGTCATGAAAGCGGTGCTGGCCAGTGATCTGCTGGACGACATCGTGCTGCGGTACCGGCCCTATGCCGGAGACCGCGCGGCCGCCAACCGCCTCAAGGAACAATGCCTGGACGAACTGGTGGCGGTCCTGGAAGCCGGCGGCGACATGGCCCGGTTGCGGCAATGGGCCGCTTCGACCCTGGAGAAATTCCGGCAATACGACCGCGGCCGGCGCTATCCCCTGGTCCTTTATGCCGGGGAAATCTACATGCGCAAGCACGATCCCTACACGTCCCACGTGATCGAACGGCTGGAAGAAAAGGGGCTGGAGATGATCCGGCCGCCGGTCATGGAATGGATCGAATATATCAACATAACCAATGTCGGCGTCATGCGGCGCGCCTGGAAATGGGCGGTTCGGGGCAGGCAGTTCAAACGGGCGGCGCAATCGCTGCTGCGGCTGGTGCTCTATCGGGCCAATTACCGGAAAATCGAAAAAACCCGGGAAGAACTGGCGGAACCGGTGGCGGCCCATTTGTCCGACCGGCACGTTCTGCCCGAAGCCGATGAATTGATCCGTATCCTGGAAGAGGCCGGAGAATTTCACGGCCAGATTACGGGGGAGGCGGCCTTAAGCATCGGTCTGGCTTATTTTCTGATGAACGATCGGGTCCGCTCCCGTAACGGCGCCCATCTGTCCGGCATGTTCCATGTCGGCCCCTTTACCTGCATGCAGGAGGGGGTGGCCGCGGCCAAGATCGATTCCCTGGCGACCGCTCTGCGCCGCCGCGATCCGGACGCCATGTTTCCGGTTCTCCATGGGTTTTTCGGAGATTCGCCCAACCCCAACCTGGAGGCGGAGATGGCGGTGTTTGCCGAGCAGTGTTATCAGAAGAGAGACATACTCCTTCAGGGAAGGTGAATGTCTCTCTTAATCTTATATGTGTCCTTTTCTTTGGCGCAAAGAAAAGGACTAAAAGAAACATTGCCCGGCAGCTTGGCCACGCCACCGGCGTGGCTCCCCTCGCGCGGGCAATTTTTTCGGCGCGGGCAGAAACTCGCTTAAGAATCGTCTCTGGAGTCGATTTCCGTGTGACTTATTATTGCTCATTTTTTTGTGTTTTTTCGGGTTGCGGCGCTCGGACAGTCTGCCCGCTTTTTCCGAAAAAATCGCCCGCGCTCGGCGGCGCTGCAACGGGCGGGGGCAGCGCCGGAAAAAGAGTATTGAAATATTTGAAATTTATGGTAAAGTAACATTATAGGCATTTGCCATAACCAGATCATAAGGTGCCGGGGTGAAACCATTTACCATGATGAGAAAAGGGCGTATCCAGGACCTTGATCGTTCCTTTGATATTGAGTTCTGGCAGCGACAGGAACCCAAAGCCCGCTTTGACGCCGCCTGGGAATTGATTGTGCACGCCGGGCGGGTGAAAGGATACCATGTTCGTCAACTCCGACTTCAGCGAACTGTTGAGAATTTTCAACGACAATAACGTTCAATATCTGGTCATCGGCGGTTACGCCCTGATTCAATACGCTGAACCGCGATATACCAAAGACCTTGATCTCTGGATCCGAACCGGGCCGGAAAACGCCGCCGCCGTGTACCATTCCCTTAAACTCTTTGGCGCGCCGCTGAATGGTTTGACAGAAAAAGATTTTACAGAAGACGGTTTTTTCTATCAGATGGGCGTGCCGCCCGTGCGTGTAGACCTGCTTATGGGGATTCCCGGGCTGACGTTTTCCGAAGCCTGGGAACGCCGTGAAACGGTGTGGTTTGACGATTTGCCGGTCTTTATCATATCCCGCCAAGACCTGATAACCGCCAAACTTGCTTCCGGACGCCCCCAGGACATGATCGATGTCGACCTCCTGTCCCGATGAGCATGATATCGACGGAGATTGCCATATGACCCGACCGTTTTTCGTGCCCGGAATAATCGGACTGGCGGTGATCGTCATGAGCGTAGTTTTGCTGGGCGTGTTCCCCTCAAGGTTGCCCTCATTGCCGACGGGCTTTGTCACCCCGATCATCGCCTTTGAGTTTGTCCGTACGACGGACGACGTTCAAACCATTTTTGGATCAGAAGACTCGCCGCGGAGGCGGGAAATCGTCAGGGCCATGGACCTGGGCAACCGGCTGGACTATATCTACATGGTCTTATACGCGGCCTTTCTGGCCGCCTTTTCCCGGACCTGCGCCCGGATCACCGGGCGGAAGCTGTTTTATCTTTCCATGGGCCTGGCGGGAGTCGCCCTGGCGGCCGACGCCCTGGAAAACATTCAGCTCCTGGGCATTACCGCCAATCTGGCATCCATGGATATCGGGCCCTGCCTGGCCCGGCTGCACATGATGACCTGGGCCAAGTGGGGCAGTCTGACCCTGGTTTTCCTTCTCCTGGTTCCTTATTTTTCCCGGGGCGGTCTCTATTCCCGTGTTATTGCCGGGGCCGCTGTCGTCTGCGTTCCGCTGGCGGCGGCCGCTTTCTTCCACCGGTCCGTGCTGAATGAGATGTTCAGCGGCCTGATCGCCCTGTTGTTTCTGCTGACCATCATCTATTGCTTTATTCACAAAGAACCGGGTTGACCTGAATTTCACAAGTTGGCTGAGGCGCTTTCGCAAGACGCAGGACAACGCGGATTTCAAAACCATTGACACCTATTGCCGATCTTGTAAGATATATGGGCATCTCTAAAAATTGCCTTTTGGCCCGATGTCGGCGTTGTGCTCAAATTTTAATCCTCGAAATACTAAAATGTATTCCTCCGGTTAAAATTCTCGCACGCCTTGACCTCGAACCAAAATTCTAATTTTTAGAGATGCCCATATTATATCGGATCAAAAAGTTTCTTCCAGCCGGGACTGCTGTGGTAAATCAGGGCTTATCATCGATCATCAGGAGGTGGGCTATGCGTATCAGGGAATCGTTGTCCGGGAAAACGCTGACGCGGGTGTTGTCCGCGGCTGTTCTCATGATCGTTATCTATGGACCGATGCCCTCTGCCGGCGCAGCGGATACAGCCGGAAGCGAACTTTATGGCATCGTTAATGACAGCCTCAAGGCCATGTGGCTGGGCGAAGACTACGGTCCGGAACTGGCGCGGAAGCAGCAGGAGTTAAAGCAACTGATGACTTCCGGCGCGGTGAACAAGGCCGGGTTGGAAGAGATGGTCGGCAGGTCGTTCGGTTTTCTGCTGGATCAGCATCAGACCTCCCGATACAACCTGCACAAGTTGCCGGAACGCGTCGAAGCGCTTTTCTCGCCGGTTCTGCCCTGGTCGGATGTCAAACAGATCCTCTGGCGGGCGGCTTCCGCGCCGATTAAGAAAGAAAACCCCGTCACCATTAAAACCGCTACCCTGGCGCCGCCGGGTACCCCCTGGATCAATGTCCCGGAAACCCTCACCATTGCCGAGATCGACAGGCTGACCGGCGGCGCTATTCAGGTAAAGATTTACGGCGGCGGGGTCATGGGCGAGGATACGGATGTCCTGAAGAAAATGGACGGCGGTCAGTTGGATGGCTGCGGCTGTTCCAGCCTGGGCGTACTGGCGGCCTCACCCGAGGCGTCCGTGCTGCTGCTGCCTGGCCTCTTTAACAATTATGAGGAAGTGGACTACATCTTCGAAAAATTCAGAAAGCGGCTTGACCGGGCTTTTGAGGAAAAGGGCTACGTCCTGGCCGCCCTGGTCGACAGCGGATTCCATTACCTGTTTTCCAGGAACAAGATAACCGGCCTGGCCGATTTGAGAAAACAGAAGGTGGTGTCCTGGTTCGGGCTGTTGGAAACGACCTTCTACCAGGAATTGGGCATCACCCCGTCGCCGCTGGCGGTACCGGAAATGGTGTCGGCCCTGAGTACCGGATCGGCCGATGTCTCCCTGGCGCCGGCCGCCTGGGTCCTGGGCATGCAGACCTATCAGTACGTCAATTATGTCGTCAAGCCGCAGTTGCTGTATTCGCCGGGAGCGATTTTAGTCAGTGTTCATACCAAAGACAAGTTCCGGAAGCAGTTCGGCTACTCCGTCAATTTCTCGTTCAATCTCCAGGAAATGCTGGTGGCTGAATTTAACGCCCTGGAAAAGGAGTGGAAAAGTCAGGTCAGGATCTACGAGGCCAAAAGTATCCAGGCCTTCGAAACCAAGCTGGGCATGAAGACCGTCACCCTCTCTCCCGAGGACATGCTGGCCATCAAAAAAGCGAACACCGCCGTCCGTGAAAAACTGGCCGGAAAGGCATTTTCAAAAGAATTGATGACCGAGATCGTCAATGCCCTGGAAGCGTACCGAGCAAAACGGTAACCGGTATCGAACTGACACCGAAGATATTCCGGTAGAGAATTCCCATGGCGATCAAACTCATGGGGATGATCCAGATCAGGCCGATCAGCAGGGGGATGGCTCCGAGCAAGAACAGGAAACCGATAGCCAGAAACAGGCCGAGGACGGAAAACCAGCGCCGGGAGACGGCCTTGCGGGAGGCTTCCAGCGCCTGCCAGGGGCTCAACTTTTTGTCCACGACCAGGGGCAGGGCCAGGCAGTAGGCTACGGAGAGATAAATCCCGGGGATAATCAGCAGCAGAAATCCGAGCATCATCATCAGATACATCAGGACCAGGGTCAGCAGCAGCGGCCCGGTGCGGTCATAATATCCCAGCATGGAACCGGCCCCGGCCGGCGAACCCACGGCAATCCGGACACCCAGCATAAAGAGTCCGGCCATGAGCGGCGCGGTCACCGCCAGGTTTACCACCATGGCCAGGAGCTCGGCAATGACGCCGCCGGTGTTGCCGGCCACGGCACTGAAGATCCATTGTATCAATGTGGTCCCGATACCCACCCCGATCATGATGCCCATATAGAGCAGATAGGCCAGGGCAATGGTCCCTTTGGTGCCGCGGACTTTCCGCCAGGCCTCGGACAGGGTTTCGCCGATGGCAAAGTGATAGTCCCCGGCCATGCCCCGTTCCAGGGATCCGTACCCGGCGTCTCCGGGAGCGGGAGACGGTTGTGTGCCCGGAGACGTGTCCGTCGTTCCGCCTTCGTATTTTCTTCCCCAGATGGGGCCGACAGCCTGCTTCTCCGGTGTTACCGGGGCTGGCGGAGGCGTCGGAGGATTGGCCGGACCTGTCGGCGCCGGCGGCGGCTCCGACGCACTGGCCGGGACAGTTTTGGGCTGTTCTTCAATGGAGATGACCGCCCCGGCTTTGGCCATCAGGCCCTGGTATTTATCCGCCGTCGGCCGGTCCACGCCGGCCTTGAGCACCACCCGCGGCTTGCTGAAAAGCTGCTCGACTTTTTCTTCGGAAATTTTGAACAGCCGGGCGATATTGCTCTTGACGTCGGCGGCGTCAAAATCGTCCTGAACTTTCCCCTCAAAGACGATGTTGTATTTCAGGTCGGACATGTCTCCTCCATATCCGCGGAAGGCGCGGGTTTATCCTGGTAACAGGCTG
Coding sequences:
- a CDS encoding DUF6036 family nucleotidyltransferase, with translation MFVNSDFSELLRIFNDNNVQYLVIGGYALIQYAEPRYTKDLDLWIRTGPENAAAVYHSLKLFGAPLNGLTEKDFTEDGFFYQMGVPPVRVDLLMGIPGLTFSEAWERRETVWFDDLPVFIISRQDLITAKLASGRPQDMIDVDLLSR
- the dctP gene encoding TRAP transporter substrate-binding protein DctP, which codes for MRIRESLSGKTLTRVLSAAVLMIVIYGPMPSAGAADTAGSELYGIVNDSLKAMWLGEDYGPELARKQQELKQLMTSGAVNKAGLEEMVGRSFGFLLDQHQTSRYNLHKLPERVEALFSPVLPWSDVKQILWRAASAPIKKENPVTIKTATLAPPGTPWINVPETLTIAEIDRLTGGAIQVKIYGGGVMGEDTDVLKKMDGGQLDGCGCSSLGVLAASPEASVLLLPGLFNNYEEVDYIFEKFRKRLDRAFEEKGYVLAALVDSGFHYLFSRNKITGLADLRKQKVVSWFGLLETTFYQELGITPSPLAVPEMVSALSTGSADVSLAPAAWVLGMQTYQYVNYVVKPQLLYSPGAILVSVHTKDKFRKQFGYSVNFSFNLQEMLVAEFNALEKEWKSQVRIYEAKSIQAFETKLGMKTVTLSPEDMLAIKKANTAVREKLAGKAFSKELMTEIVNALEAYRAKR